GAACTTGTCAAAATGGTAAGGGAAGCCATCGGCCCGATTGCCTGTTTCCGGGAGTCGACAGTAGTAGCCAGACTGCCCAAGACCCGTTCCGGAAAAATCCTGCGGGGTACCATGCGCTCCATCGCTTCCGGCAAGGCCTATAACATGCCGTCGACCATCGATGATCCATCCATACTCGAGGAGATAACCGAAACTTTGACGGATATGGGATATCCGAAAAAATAAGACAGTACAGGCGGCAGGGCTTAACATCCCCTGCCTTTTTATGAAGCCTATGAAAAAACCGGCACCACCCGGCCGGTTGTAGAAAAACAGGAAAAATTTATGAAAATCCATGAATATCAGGCCAAACAACTTTTTCGCAAATACGATGTCCCGGTACCTCAGGGCGACACCAGCACAGACCGGCAGGGGGTCGTTGATATTGCCGACAAACTCGGTCTGCCGGTGGCGGTAAAGGCCCAGATCCATGCGGGCGGCAGAGGCAAGGGCGGCGGCGTCAAGCTGGCCCGCGATCGAGCAGAAGTCGAGGCAGCGGCCGATGCAATCCTCGGCATGACCCTGGTAACCAAGCAGACGGGCCCCCAGGGCCGACTGGTAAAAACAGTGCTGATCGAGAAAGGCGTCAATATCAAAAAAGAATTATATCTCTCCATCATTCCGGATCGTGAAACGGCAAGCATTACCATAGTCGCCAGCCAGGACGGCGGTATGGATATCGAAGAAGTTGCTGAAAAAAGTCCCGAGAGAATCATCAAGGTTCCCATCAACCCGCTCATTGGCATACAAGGCTATCATTTGCGGCAGGTAATGTTCGGCCTGGAACTTGATTCCGTGCTGATGAAATCCTTTGGCAAGATCTTGCGCAGCCTCTACACCCTCTTTGTCGATTATGACTGCTCCATGGTAGAGATAAATCCCCTTATCGTCACCGAAGAAAATGAGGTCATAGCCCTTGACGCCAAAGTGGACATTGATTCCAACGCCCTGTACAGACATCCGGATATCGTCGAGATGCACGATCCCAATGAAGATGACGAGGCGGAGGCGGAGGCGGCCAAATACAATCTCAACTATATCAACCTCGACGGCAATGTCGGCAATATGGTCAACGGTGCAGGTCTGGCCATGGCCACCATGGACATTATCAAGCAGGCGGGAGCGGAACCGGCTAATTTCCTTGATGTCGGAGGCGGCGCCGATGCCGAAATGGTTGAAAACGGTTTCAGAATTATTCTCAGTGATCCCAAGGTAAAGGCTATTCTCGTTAATATCTTCGGCGGCATCCTG
This window of the Desulfopila inferna genome carries:
- the sucC gene encoding ADP-forming succinate--CoA ligase subunit beta, producing the protein MKIHEYQAKQLFRKYDVPVPQGDTSTDRQGVVDIADKLGLPVAVKAQIHAGGRGKGGGVKLARDRAEVEAAADAILGMTLVTKQTGPQGRLVKTVLIEKGVNIKKELYLSIIPDRETASITIVASQDGGMDIEEVAEKSPERIIKVPINPLIGIQGYHLRQVMFGLELDSVLMKSFGKILRSLYTLFVDYDCSMVEINPLIVTEENEVIALDAKVDIDSNALYRHPDIVEMHDPNEDDEAEAEAAKYNLNYINLDGNVGNMVNGAGLAMATMDIIKQAGAEPANFLDVGGGADAEMVENGFRIILSDPKVKAILVNIFGGILRCDVLAQGVVQAAGKVQLNVPVVVRMEGTNVEEGRRILAESGMSLINATDLADAARKIADIVS